GCGCGGGTATCGCGGGAGATCTTGCAGACCATTTTTCAAACCACAACCTTGCTCCACGATGGGGCAGTGGTCATCCATCAGGATCGGATTCGGGCAGCGGGGGTGATCCTACCTGTATCGGAACGGGTGGCCTCCCGGCAGTTGGGAACACGGCACCGCGCAGCGATGGGGATCACAGAACAAACCAACTGTTTGTGTATTGTGGTCTCAGAAGAGACGGGATCCATCTCTCTGGCGGAAGGAGGCCGTCTGGAACGACCCCTAACCAGTACCAAATTGCAAGAGCTGCTGGCAAAACGATTGCGGGGTAGCCGCGATGCCAAACGGGAGGTACCGTTGCAAGGATTGTGGTCCCATCCCTGGTTTCGCAATGGGCCGCAACGCTGGTGGGGATCCCTGCGGGATCTGGCCAAATTGCCTCGCAAACCTGAGAAAACTCTTCCTAAAGAATAATCCGCATGACCCTTTCTCCAGCCCATCTTCTACAGTTGCCCGCCGATCTGGATCGTCAGTTGTTACCCCACCATGTGGCGGTGGTCATGGATGGCAACGGTCGTTGGGCACAAAAGCGAGGATTACCCCGTAGCCTTGGACATCGACAGGGGGTCTTGGCCCTGAAGGAGTTGCTGCGCTGCTGCGATGATTGGGGGATCCCGGCCCTGACCGCCTATGCTTTTTCCACCGAAAACTGGGGCCGTGCCCATGAAGAGGTGGATTTTCTCATGACTCTATTCGAGCAGGTGCTCTGGCAAGAATTGGAGGAAATGGTGCAGCAGGGGGTGCGCATTCAGTTTGCCGGTCAACTGTCGGCATTACCCACTTCATTGCAAGACACCATTTTGCACGCCGTGGAGAGCACCCGCCAAAACCAGGGGATTTGTCTGACGGTGGCCCTCAACTACGGCGGTAGACAGGAGATCCTACAAGCCTGCCGTTCTATTGCCACCTTGGTGCAGCAGGGGCTTTTGCACCCGGATCAGATCGATGAGGCTTTGTTTTCCCAGTTTCTGTACACCACTGGCCTATCGGATCCCGATCTGTTGATTCGTACCAGCGGCGAAATGCGGATTAGCAACTTTCTCCTCTGGCAGATGGCCTATACCGAGCAGTATTTCACCCCGATTCTATGGCCAGATTTTGACCGGGCCGCTTTTCACGAGGCATTGCTCAGCTATCAGTCTCGGCAGCGGCGGTTTGGCAAGTAGATCCCAGGGATCCCCGATACCTGCCTGGCTTCAACTGTGGGCTTACATCTCTACTCCCAATCCAAAATTTAGAAATAAGTAGAAATAAGTAAAGAAGACTACACGACTCCTATGCTGTTTATGGTAGGGTTTAAGGAAATTTGCTTTTAATTTGGCTGAACAGGGAGGTTCCCCCCAATGCATCCCTCACAGGTCTTACAAACAAGCCGCGAGCTGCTTTTTCAGCTGGGTAACGCTGTCAAGGGGATCCCCAACGAGTATCAAGACACGATTGGGGATCCACTCATCCTAGAGAAATTGGAAAAATTCCGCGTTGATTACGAGGAGGCCGTCGCTCGCCTAGAGAACCCTTCCTTCCGCATTGCCACCATCGGTACTACTTCGTCCGGCAAGTCCACCATTGTCAATGCCCTGATCGGCAGGCAGATAGCCCCAATCGAAGCTCAAGAGATGAGTGCCGGGATCCTGCGCGTTAAGCACAGCGAGGAAACCAAGCTGGTGATCCACGAAACCGAGGGATCCACATGGGAAACCGGAATGTGGGAGGGTCTGAGTGACCAGGAGATATACAGCAAGGTAGAGCATGTCATGGGTGCTTACCATCAAGAGCGCAAAAAGAAGAAAAATAATGTTGAAGCAATGGTGCCAGAAGTAGATGTTTATTGCCCGATTCTGCCAGTCAGGGATCCATCTTTGCTGAATTTGCCGAAGGAGGTGGGTGTCGAGATTTATGATTTGCCGGGATTAAAATCAATTCAGGACAGGAGTAACCTACGGGTTATCCAAGAGCAAGTAAGCAAATGTTTTAGTATTGTTTCTCTGGATTACACTCAAGTCGATGATCAGCATCGAGCTTCTCTGTTAAAAGAACTCAAAAATGTAGTGGAGTATTTAGGGGGCCGAACCGACCAAATCCTCTTTTTGCTCAACAGGGTGGACTTGCGAACTCAGCAGGATAAGCCTCTGGAGGAGCGTATCGAAGAATTGCAGCGCGAGATCCAAAATGTCCTAGAGCTTCCTGATCAGCCCCATGTTGTTCCGCTGAGCGCTCTGATGCTTTTCTACGCTCAGTGTGCATGGGGAGCCAATTCATTTCAATCTTCAGATGTAGATCCCGGTGTCCGAAAACGGATGCTTGACTCTCTTTTTAAGGACTGTGCCAAGTTAATCAAAACTTCCACGAGTGGGGATAGAATCCTGAGAAGCTGGCTACATGATTTAGAGCAAGATATTGAGGAAGGCCTAGATATCAGTGATGAGGATGTCAAGAAAGTTCTAATGTATGCATTAGATTGGAGTGGCGGAGGAACACTATGGAATGCCTTACGAGAAAGGGTTAGATCTGCCTTCCCAGCAGCCGTAATAACACCGGCATTATTTCAAGTAGTCAACACAGCCAAAGATTTTGTTGCCTCGATGGATATTGTAATAGAAGCAAGACGGATTGAGACCATTGAAGAGGTGGACAGGCAGCAGCGCTATATTCAGCAAAGACAAGAGAGCTGTAAAGCAGAGGCAGAAAAGCTTGTTGCAAAATTTGTTGATGACATCTCAGATCTAGAAGAACAAATTTCCAAAAGTGATGGAAGTCCTGAGGATAACTTAAAGATCGAAAAGAAGGCGAAAGAAAAAGGATGGACAGGGTTTCCAGCCTTCTCTGATTTCCTAGAGGATCGGGCAAAGGATCTTACACTGCAGGTCATTCTACCTATTCGTGGAGCACTCAGGGGAGAGATTGGGATTTACGAACTGGAAGATTCTCTCTCAAAGGTTGTACCTGGGCATTTGGCAAATCGTGTGGCTAGATGCTGCGATCTGGCCATCAGAGTTTTTAGTGATTTTGAGCGAGGCGCAGATAACTTTACAATCCGGATCGAGACTGAGGCGTCTGATGGCCAAAAGCACAAAAAAATAGAGAATGCTGAATTTGTAACTCGGGCCTTGTATCAATCAGTCAGGCAAGCGCTCACATGCAGGGCTGAATTTCTACTGCAAGCCAAGGCGAAAACCTTTGTGTCGTTTGGCAACTCCTTGATCTCACAGCTCGTTGAAGGCCTAATTAACATTTATAAAGACTCCCCAGATTCTTTATCTATTAGCCAAGCGATTGTTAATGACATTAAGGTTTACACTGAGAGCCACCCTTTGACTCTCCCAGAAGATGAGGTTTTTGTTTTCCCAGATCCTCTAACTGTGGAGGAAGAAACAGAACCCATAAAGACAAAAAAAAACCAAACGAAGATCCTGCTGGGGAGGGGTCGACTATAAGGAAGTTATTATCGGCACAAGAAACTATCAGCGATTGAGTGTCCCAAGCTTCGATGTAATGGCTAGCCAGTGGTCGGAGGGGATAAATCTTGGCAAGAAGGAGTTGTGGAATGCTCTGAAGAAATGGCTGATCGACTATGTTAGTAAAGCAAAGGAAGTTATCCAGGAATCCCATGAGAGAACCATTAACTTGGCTCTCAACGAGCTGGACAAACAAAGGCAAGAACTCAATGCACAAACAGACATAAAAACGATTATCATCGATTCTCTAGAAGAAAGGAAGAAATGGATTGAGGAAGCGTTGGAATCATTATCTGCGGTAGGGAGATGAGAAAATGCCAGGAGAGAATCAAGACCAAGTCATTAGGGTTGGGGGAGCTGCCGCTGCTGGTGGTTTGCTAGGTGCATTGATAGGGGGACCGATAGGTGCTGCTGCTGGTGCTGGGGTAGGAGTTTGGCTTGCTGAGCAGCTTGGCGAACTTCAGGGGGGGAACCAGGAAACTAGGTCAGCTCCTCAAAAAGGCTCTACGTTCTTAGTGCTAGCGTTCAGAACTTCCGAAATCGAAAGTATCAGCTCTATCCCAATAGGTAAACCATTAGATGAGGATTCTTGTAAGAAACTTTTCCAGTGCTCAAAATATATGTGGAAAGGATCAAGTCAGTCATTTAATACAAACAACTTTATGGATCTAATTAAGGGTAGGAACATCCAAAAAGCAGATCCAAGTGATGAGTATGCTTTTCATCTGATAGCTCTTGAAGTAGACAAAGACATCTCTTCTAAGTTAGATAGAGGATTGGATAAAGGGGTAGATCTTCTAGATAAACTAGATGCTTTCATGCAGCTAGCTGGTAGGGCGAGGATTGTAGGGGTCTCTCCCCCATTACTGCCTGCTTCTTTTGAGCATAAAGGTTTTTACAAGTTGGTTTAAGGTTTAGGAGCTTGTCTTGTGCTTATCCCTACTCTGCTCTCTGCTTCAGCTCCCATTGTCAAGGGACTTCTCGATGGATCCTTGGTTCGTTACGGTGGTGTGATTCGGGAAGCCAGCAGTGGACGTATTGTTAAACACTTAACTGAGTCACCTGGCCTGACAGAAGCGCTGATGCACAGCCCGGATACTCCTATTTTAGGTGGAGCAAATCCAATCATTAATGTCCTTGGGCGTCAGGTTAACCCGCAAATCCCTGGTCTTTTGTCCAGTTCTGCCATGGGTATGTCTCAGATTGCTGCTGGGGCCAGCGCTCTCAACCTAGGAGTTAGCATCATTGGCTTCACTTACATGCACTTCCGCATGAATCAGCTACAAAATGCTATTATCGATCTCAAAAACACTGTTGAAGCCGGGATCCGAGACATCGAATCTAGACTGGATACTCTCTCTGGTCAGTTGGCCTACTTGAAAGTTCTAGCGGAGCAAAGCCGAACCGAAATTTTGGATGCCATCTCTGAACTCCATCGCGCCATCTTCATCCAAAACCTTGCCAAACTTCAGGCCGAGCTTGCCAGCCTAGCCCGCTTTCCTGATTCTTCTCCTCGGGATGCCCTCAAGGCTTTAACTGAAGCTCGCGTCTTTTTTGTCGATCAGGCTCATCAAATCCCTACCCAGCGGCAAGCCCGATACCTCCTTCTGGGTGATATTGCTCTCAAGGGTTGGGCCGTTTCTCTGGCTACCGAGTCGCAGCTGCTCATCAAACACGGTTTTGTCAAAGATTCCACTGCTATCCTTAATTCAGAAGTTCCCCGGTTTCGTCAACTGTCCCAAAAGTGGTGTGAGGCTCTTCTTCCAGACGATCGCCCCCGTCTCAAAACCGCCTACACTTACGATGCCCCCCGATTTGCTCCTTACATTTCTACTGAACGTATTCGGCGTATTGCCCGTCTTTCACCCGTCGATCAGTCTCTCACTCCTGAGCAACTTTACCGAAGAAAAAGTGATCTTGACGTCGAGTTTCAAATGTCCTATTTCCGCGACCTGGATAAATCCTGGTATCTGACTCAAGTCGGTATTGCGGAGTATCTGGATCAACTGAGTGAACTCACCGAGCGGCTAGAGAGTTTGCAAGCATTCGCCAAGCTTTGTGAAAGTCTTGATGAAAGGGATCCCTACCGGTTCTTGCCTGCAAGCTCAGAGGATAAGGGATTATACTTAATCTGATTTCAATATGATTTCAATATGTATTTCAGACAAGCTGCCGTTACCTCAGTCAGGAATTCTGGGAACTCTAGAACCCTTCGCTTTCCTACAGCAGCCCTCTCTCCTGACTTCAATACCACTGTTGGGCATAAAGCCGCTGGACCAAGTAAAACACCAGTAGATTGACATCCACCCGCCGCTCATCAATCATAAAAGACTCAATGGTGCTGGCCGGGGATCCCTCGGTGGTACAGCGAAAGAACTTCCGACCGTTCAGGGATCCCTCGGCAAACAACACGCTAAATTGCTTTTTCCCGCCCGCAAAGGAGCCAAGCAGCGTTTTCCCCTCGAGGCGCAGTTGTAGATCGGTCACGCCCCGTTTTTGAAAGGCAGCGATGGCAGCTGGGATCACATCCTCGGTGATTTCTTGCTCAAAGGGTTTTTCTTCTTTGGCCTTGGCGGCTTTCTTACCCGCCGCTTTTGCAGGCGCTTCAGCAGCATCAGACTCAGGGGCAGCCGCTTTGGATCGAGGGGGCTTCTTGGCTGTGGCCTCTTCAGGCACCGAGGTTTCGGGGGTAGGTTCTCCAGACATGGGAAAAGTGCTCCAGCGATAAGTGCAGACAGGATCCAATTGAATGAGTCACACTCAAAACACTAACAAGACACTAGCCTTTGGGAATGTACTGGCCGACAATCTCTTCCGCCGGAATCTGAGGGAAGCCCATGCTGAAGTTCGGGGTACGGCCCTGAAGGTTGTAGGCGATCTCCCCTTGTTTGAGCAGAGAGCGAATGAAGTGCTCCAGATCCGACCCAATGCGGCGCATGTTGTACTCCGTCAAGTCCCTTCCTTGGTAAGCAGCCACCAACTCCTCAAAGCGGGCATACACCTTCTGCAGAGCGGCATCATTCCAGACCAGCTCGTTGTCCGGGTCAACATCCAAGGTAAACAGGTCTTCTCGGGGCAAAAAGTCGTTGTTGGCAGTGACCTCACCAGCAAAGATATGGACGTGGCGGGTGGTGCATTTCAGCATCTTGATTGCTCCGGTTCGGATCCCAACTTTTACCCAAGGTATCATTCCTCTCGCTCCTCAGGGGATCCCCTGCCATCCAGTTTCAGAAGATCGCTACAGTATCACCAGGCTCCCTCAGGGGCCAGTGCTCCTTCTGACGGGATCCCATGCAATCTATCAATCTGGGCAAAACGGGCTTGAAAGTCTTTGTTGCTCCGCAACGCTTGTGCGACCGACGATGCTTGGGCACCATGACTGATGGCAACAAACAGGGGCGGGATTGGGTGCTGATGGAAGCGGAGAGCTGCCCCTTTTTTCAAGCGGCCTTGGGAGCAGGCATCAATTTTTTCGATACTGCCGATAGGTATTCTTTAGGAATGAAAGAGGAATGAAAGTTTATATCAGCGCCGACATCGAAGGGATCACCGGAATCGACCATTGGGATGAAGCCACCATTGGCCAACCCGGTTATGAGCTGTTTCGAGAGCAAATGACCCGCGAGGTGATTGCCGCTTGCGAGGGATCCCTGGCTGCCGGAGCCACCCATATCACCGTCAAAGATGCTCACGATTCTGGGCGTAATCTCATCCCGGACCGACTCCCCGAACCGGTACAGCTGATCCGGGGCTGGAGCGGGCACCCCTACTGCATGGTGCAGGAGTTGGATCGCAGTTATGATGCCTTGATCCTGATTGGCTACCATTCCCCCGCCGGCTCCGGTGCTAACCCCCTTGCCCACACCTACACCACTGAAGTCAGCCAAATCCGATTGAATGGCCAACGCATTTCTGAGTTCCATCTGGTCAGCTTCACCGCCGCCCACGAAGGGATCCCGGTGGTTTTTCTGGCCGGGGATGCGGACTTGTGTGCGGAAGCGAAGGCTTATGATCCCACCATTCAAACGGTGATTACCCACAAAGGAATCGGTCAATCGGTGATCGCCCAGCATCCGCAGCGCACTCTACAAGCCATCCGAGAAGGGGTGGAGGGATCCCTGCGGCGCCTTAAGGAGTATCGGCCTCGCCCCCTGCCGGAGCACTTTCTTCTGGAGGTGGACTACAAAGAGCCTTCCCGCGCCTATCGCAAGTCTTTTTATCCCGGTTGCCAGTTGGTTGCGGATGCTACGGTTCACCTGCAGGTTTCCGATTGGTTCGAGGTGCTGCGGGCTCTGGAGTTTATTGTGCTGACCTAGCCAGGGATGAATCGGTTAAGAGCTGTCTGGCGGCCTCTTTCAAGCTGTCCTCTGAGAGGTTGGGCAGCTCAATCCGGGTGCGGATGCGATTAAAATACCGCTGCAACCCATGCCGATAGGTGGGATCATAGTGCTGCTCCAACAGCTCCTGCA
The DNA window shown above is from Thermostichus vulcanus str. 'Rupite' and carries:
- a CDS encoding dynamin family protein, yielding MHPSQVLQTSRELLFQLGNAVKGIPNEYQDTIGDPLILEKLEKFRVDYEEAVARLENPSFRIATIGTTSSGKSTIVNALIGRQIAPIEAQEMSAGILRVKHSEETKLVIHETEGSTWETGMWEGLSDQEIYSKVEHVMGAYHQERKKKKNNVEAMVPEVDVYCPILPVRDPSLLNLPKEVGVEIYDLPGLKSIQDRSNLRVIQEQVSKCFSIVSLDYTQVDDQHRASLLKELKNVVEYLGGRTDQILFLLNRVDLRTQQDKPLEERIEELQREIQNVLELPDQPHVVPLSALMLFYAQCAWGANSFQSSDVDPGVRKRMLDSLFKDCAKLIKTSTSGDRILRSWLHDLEQDIEEGLDISDEDVKKVLMYALDWSGGGTLWNALRERVRSAFPAAVITPALFQVVNTAKDFVASMDIVIEARRIETIEEVDRQQRYIQQRQESCKAEAEKLVAKFVDDISDLEEQISKSDGSPEDNLKIEKKAKEKGWTGFPAFSDFLEDRAKDLTLQVILPIRGALRGEIGIYELEDSLSKVVPGHLANRVARCCDLAIRVFSDFERGADNFTIRIETEASDGQKHKKIENAEFVTRALYQSVRQALTCRAEFLLQAKAKTFVSFGNSLISQLVEGLINIYKDSPDSLSISQAIVNDIKVYTESHPLTLPEDEVFVFPDPLTVEEETEPIKTKKNQTKILLGRGRL
- a CDS encoding DUF2996 domain-containing protein, coding for MSGEPTPETSVPEEATAKKPPRSKAAAPESDAAEAPAKAAGKKAAKAKEEKPFEQEITEDVIPAAIAAFQKRGVTDLQLRLEGKTLLGSFAGGKKQFSVLFAEGSLNGRKFFRCTTEGSPASTIESFMIDERRVDVNLLVFYLVQRLYAQQWY
- a CDS encoding NAD(P)H-quinone oxidoreductase subunit M, which produces MLKCTTRHVHIFAGEVTANNDFLPREDLFTLDVDPDNELVWNDAALQKVYARFEELVAAYQGRDLTEYNMRRIGSDLEHFIRSLLKQGEIAYNLQGRTPNFSMGFPQIPAEEIVGQYIPKG
- a CDS encoding aldo/keto reductase, translated to MQSINLGKTGLKVFVAPQRLCDRRCLGTMTDGNKQGRDWVLMEAESCPFFQAALGAGINFFDTADRYSLGMKEE
- a CDS encoding isoprenyl transferase; amino-acid sequence: MTLSPAHLLQLPADLDRQLLPHHVAVVMDGNGRWAQKRGLPRSLGHRQGVLALKELLRCCDDWGIPALTAYAFSTENWGRAHEEVDFLMTLFEQVLWQELEEMVQQGVRIQFAGQLSALPTSLQDTILHAVESTRQNQGICLTVALNYGGRQEILQACRSIATLVQQGLLHPDQIDEALFSQFLYTTGLSDPDLLIRTSGEMRISNFLLWQMAYTEQYFTPILWPDFDRAAFHEALLSYQSRQRRFGK
- a CDS encoding M55 family metallopeptidase, yielding MKVYISADIEGITGIDHWDEATIGQPGYELFREQMTREVIAACEGSLAAGATHITVKDAHDSGRNLIPDRLPEPVQLIRGWSGHPYCMVQELDRSYDALILIGYHSPAGSGANPLAHTYTTEVSQIRLNGQRISEFHLVSFTAAHEGIPVVFLAGDADLCAEAKAYDPTIQTVITHKGIGQSVIAQHPQRTLQAIREGVEGSLRRLKEYRPRPLPEHFLLEVDYKEPSRAYRKSFYPGCQLVADATVHLQVSDWFEVLRALEFIVLT